The genomic window CCGGAAGCTGACCGACTACCTTTCGATCATGCTAATTTGTCCCATCCTTTTTATTCTTTCAAGCAGCGTGACCGTGTTTCTTACCTCTCAGATCCAAATGATTGCAGAGAAGCTGGCTTTGCTGGGGCCGGTCAGCAAGCTTATTCTGCTCTCGATCCATGTGGTTCCCTACCTGGCTCTCTGGTTTTTGTTTACCTTCACTTACATGTTTATGCCGAATACAAAGGTTAGCTTTAGAGCGGCTTTCTTCGGTGGAATTATTGCCGGGACCCTATACCAATTTGTGCAATGGGGGTACATCCACTTTCAAGTCGGGGTGGCGAAGTATAACGCCATTTACGGGAGTTTTGCAGCCCTGCCGTTGTTCCTTATCTGGCTTCAGATCAGTTGGTTGGTCGTGTTGTTGGGTGCGGAAATCTCCTTTGCTTTGGAAAATGAGGAAACCTACGAATTTGAACAGGACTGTTCCAGCGCGAGCAAGCGGCTTAAGAAGCTTTTGTCCTTAAGAATCATGGAGCTCTGCGCCAAGACTTTTGACTGCGGGGAGCCCGCTCTGGGCACCCACGATTTTTCTCAGTCTATGGGGGTCCCCATTCGCTTGATCAGGGAGGTGCTTCACGAACTGGTACAAGCCGGGCTCTTGACCGAACTGAAGGAGGAGAAGGGGCGGGAAGAAAAGTTTCAACCGGCTCTTTCATTGGAGAAAATTACCCTGGTCAATGTGTTGAGCCGGTTGGATGCCTACGGAAGTGATTTCCCCAAGCTTGTTGAGGAGGCGAATATCGACGGCCTTGGGGAAAAGCTGGAGGCACTGGAGCAGCGCATGCTTTCCGCCCCTGAAAATCTCGCCCTCCACCAAATCTAGTTTCTGATTTTCCTAACGCTTTCTTCGCACAGAGCGAGAGTTAGTGTGCTTGTTTCGCTTGTCATCCCCAAGTGTAGCTTGTTCCGGATCGGTTATGCAGGCTTCAAACCAGGGACGGTTCTCGCCTACTCCTTCAACTGCAGCAAGTTCCGTGAGAACCGTCCCCTTTCGGGGTACGGGGC from Candidatus Omnitrophota bacterium includes these protein-coding regions:
- a CDS encoding YihY/virulence factor BrkB family protein yields the protein MKKILDFLTVDIWRLRIRTLPRSQSLWVRPLRISLLAFRGFAEDKCQLRASALTFYSLLSVVPVLAMAFGIAKGFGFESLLESVIRANLQGQEEVVNWLIDFSNAFLANTKGGVIAGFGIALLFWAVIKVLGNIEKSFNAIWGIMEDRPFSRKLTDYLSIMLICPILFILSSSVTVFLTSQIQMIAEKLALLGPVSKLILLSIHVVPYLALWFLFTFTYMFMPNTKVSFRAAFFGGIIAGTLYQFVQWGYIHFQVGVAKYNAIYGSFAALPLFLIWLQISWLVVLLGAEISFALENEETYEFEQDCSSASKRLKKLLSLRIMELCAKTFDCGEPALGTHDFSQSMGVPIRLIREVLHELVQAGLLTELKEEKGREEKFQPALSLEKITLVNVLSRLDAYGSDFPKLVEEANIDGLGEKLEALEQRMLSAPENLALHQI